In Mycobacterium sp. JS623, one genomic interval encodes:
- a CDS encoding AraC family transcriptional regulator, translated as MDAVVGLLDGVRARGAFVLRMMMDPPWSMSIKDEAPLTLICQTHGRAAIVGGNSGTLWLGPGDIALTRGTEHYVFADDPTTTPMVVIHPGQRCTTLSGDDLRFEMSLGVRTWGNSPSGATRSVICAYEGRSEVSTRLLEALPPVLALQSDEWETPLVDLLAAEAAHEGPGQEAYLDRLLDLLLIAVLRTWFDRDENAPTWWHAEHDPVVGPALKLIYNNPGHPWTVANLAAAVGSSRAVFASRFTEQVGEPPIAFLTNWRLALAADLLRSSQSTIAAVARQVGYSTPFALSSAFKRAYGVSPNTYRANAAYPDGAVEAL; from the coding sequence GTGGACGCCGTGGTCGGCCTGCTCGACGGTGTGCGAGCGCGAGGCGCATTCGTGTTGCGCATGATGATGGATCCACCGTGGTCGATGAGCATCAAGGACGAGGCGCCGCTGACGCTTATCTGCCAGACGCACGGCCGCGCGGCGATCGTCGGCGGGAACAGCGGAACCCTCTGGCTCGGCCCCGGCGACATCGCGCTTACTCGGGGAACCGAGCACTACGTCTTCGCCGACGACCCCACTACGACACCAATGGTCGTCATTCACCCGGGCCAGCGCTGCACGACGTTGTCCGGCGACGATCTGCGATTCGAGATGTCCCTTGGCGTGCGGACGTGGGGCAACAGCCCGTCGGGCGCCACGCGCTCGGTGATCTGCGCCTATGAGGGCCGCAGCGAGGTCAGCACGCGCCTACTCGAGGCATTGCCCCCGGTGCTGGCATTGCAGTCCGACGAATGGGAAACGCCGCTGGTAGATCTGCTCGCGGCAGAGGCAGCCCACGAAGGGCCGGGGCAAGAGGCGTATCTCGACCGGCTGCTCGATCTCTTGCTGATCGCAGTGCTGCGCACGTGGTTCGACCGCGACGAGAACGCCCCGACCTGGTGGCACGCCGAACACGACCCTGTGGTCGGCCCGGCATTGAAGCTGATCTACAACAACCCCGGCCATCCCTGGACCGTCGCGAATCTGGCTGCGGCCGTTGGCAGTTCGCGTGCGGTATTCGCCAGCAGGTTCACCGAACAGGTCGGCGAACCCCCGATTGCCTTCCTGACCAATTGGCGGCTGGCGCTGGCCGCAGACCTGTTGCGATCCAGCCAGTCGACCATCGCCGCCGTGGCGCGACAAGTCGGCTACAGCACTCCGTTCGCGTTGAGCAGCGCATTCAAGCGCGCTTACGGCGTCAGCCCCAACACTTATCGCGCCAACGCCGCCTACCCGGACGGCGCGGTCGAGGCGCTCTGA